One genomic window of Arvicola amphibius chromosome 4, mArvAmp1.2, whole genome shotgun sequence includes the following:
- the Tmem107 gene encoding transmembrane protein 107, translating to MGRISGLVPSRFLTLLAHLVVVITLFWSRESNIQACLPLKFTPEEYEKQDVQLVVALCLTLGFFAVELAGFLSGVSMFNSTQSLLSIAAHCSASVALSFFIFERWECTTYWYIFAFCSAIPALTETALFIAVFGLKKKPF from the exons ATGGGTCGGATCTCCGGGCTCGTGCCCTCTCGGTTCCTGACGCTCTTGGCTCATCTGGTGGTTGTCATCACTTTATTCTGGTCCCGG GAAAGCAACATCCAGGCTTGCCTGCCTCTCAAGTTCACCCCCGAGGAATATGAGAAGCAGGACGTCCA ATTGGTGGTAGCTCTCTGTCTCACCTTGGGCTTCTTTGCGGTGGAGCTGGCCGGCTTCCTCTCAGGAGTTTCCATGTTCAATAGCACCCAGAGCCTCCTCT CCATTGCAGCCCACTGTAGCGCATCTGTGGCCCTATCTTTCTTCATATTCGAGCGATGGGAATGTACCACATACTGGTACATTTTTGCTTTCTGCAG TGCCATCCCAGCTCTCACGGAAACGGCTTTATTCATCGCTGTCTTTGGGCTGAAAAAGAAACCTTTCTGA
- the Vamp2 gene encoding vesicle-associated membrane protein 2 isoform X2: protein MYVLNMLACKHQVHVPCVAQWAHVQEVPSLRRALAHPLPRGPLPQVVDIMRVNVDKVLERDQKLSELDDRADALQAGASQFETSAAKLKRKYWWKNLKMMIILGVICAIILIIIIVYFST from the exons ATGTATGTCCTTAACATGTTAGCCTGTAAACATCAGGTGCATGTTCCATGTGTGGCACAATGGGCACATGTTCAAGAAGTGCCCTCCTTGAGGCGTGCCTTGGCACACCCCCTGCCTCGTGGACCCCTCCCCCAGGTGGTGGATATCATGAGGGTGAATGTGGACAAGGTCCTGGAGCGGGACCAGAAGCTATCGGAGCTGGATGATCGTGCAGATGCCCTCCAGGCAGGGGCCTCCCAGTTTGAAACAAGTGCAGCCAAGCTCAAGCGCAAATACTGGTGGAAAAACCTCAAA ATGATGATAATCTTGGGAGTGATTTGCgccatcatcctcatcatcatcatcg TTTACTTCAGCACTTAA
- the Vamp2 gene encoding vesicle-associated membrane protein 2 isoform X1 — MSATAATVPPAAPAGEGGPPAPPPNLTSNRRLQQTQAQVDEVVDIMRVNVDKVLERDQKLSELDDRADALQAGASQFETSAAKLKRKYWWKNLKMMIILGVICAIILIIIIGEWGRSGQGPFSGEVEVFPVDSGF, encoded by the exons AT GTCGGCTACTGCTGCCACCGTCCCGCCTGCCGCCCCGGCCGGCGAGGGTGGCCCCCCTGCACCCCCTCCAAATCTTACCAGTAATAGGAGACTGCAGCAGACCCAGGCCCAGGTGGatgag GTGGTGGATATCATGAGGGTGAATGTGGACAAGGTCCTGGAGCGGGACCAGAAGCTATCGGAGCTGGATGATCGTGCAGATGCCCTCCAGGCAGGGGCCTCCCAGTTTGAAACAAGTGCAGCCAAGCTCAAGCGCAAATACTGGTGGAAAAACCTCAAA ATGATGATAATCTTGGGAGTGATTTGCgccatcatcctcatcatcatcatcggtGAGTGGGGCAGGAGTGGCCAAGGCCCTTTCTCTGGAGAGGTAGAGGTTTTCCCTGTGGATTCTGGGTTTTGA